The Trichocoleus sp. sequence TGTAGTAGCGATAAGTAGCTAAACGTCCCACAAAATGAACATTAGGCGTTGCATCAGCTAATGCTTTGTATTGCTTGTACAGTTCTGCATTTTCTGGACGCGGAACGGGATAGTATGGATCGCCTTCCGCTTTCGGAAATTCGTAGACAAGACTAGTTTTTTGATGTTCCTGTCCCGTGAGGTATTTGAATTCCGTCACCCTGGTATAGAGGTGTTCATTGGGATAATTAATGACGGCTGCGGGTTGGTGCGTTACTTCATTCAACGTCTCATGTTTGAATTCAAGCGATCGATAAGGCAACTTCCCGTAACGATAATCAAAATATTCATCTACAGGTCCGGTGTAGATCATCTGTTTATAAGGAATGATCGATTGAATTTCACGATAATCAGTGTTCAACATGACTTTGATATTCGGATGCGTCAGCATCGTTTCAAACATCCGAGTAAAGCCATGTAAGGGCATCGCCTGGTAAGTATCTGTGAAGTAGCGATCGTCGCGGTTCGTCCGGGTTGGGACACGGGCAGTCACAGATTTGTCCAGTTCTGATGGATCAATTCCCCATTGTTTGCGCGTGTAGTTGCGGAAGAACTTCTCGTAGAGTTCTCTGCCCACTTTATTCACAACCACATCTTCAGAAGTGCGAATTGTCTCTTTGGGTTCAGCAACCGATGCAAAAAATTCTTCTAGTTGAAATGCGGTCAGGTTCAGTCCATAAAGCTTGTTAACCGTATCCAGGTTGATTGGCATTGGCACAAGCTGACCGTCCACGCTAGCAAGAACACGATGTTCATAGCGCCGCCATTCAGTAAACAAAGAAAGGTATTCAAAGACTTCTCGCGAATTGGTATGGAAAATATGCGGACCATACTTATGCACTAAAATTCCGGCATCGTTGTAATGATCATAAGCATTGCCAGCAATATGATTCCGGCGATCGACAACCAGCACTTTCTTTTCTAATTGAGTCGCGAGTCGCTCTGCTAAAACACTTCCTGCAAAACCTGCACCAACAATCAGATAATCAAACATGGATATATCCTCTAGTCCTCTATTTTTAAGCAATTGATGAAATCAGCGCATTCAGCAGAGGGGTGGAAACTATCCCACCCACTTATGGAAAGAAATCTGCTGAGGTGATAGAAATCTGAAGTACGCTAAGACCGCTCCGCCTGGACAGTCGATTTTCCTTGCGCCATCGAGATCGAGCGCTGTGTCCCTGTCGATTGAGCAGACTTTGGACTCTTTGGTTTGGAAACGGAGGATACAGGCGGCTGACTTGCCTTTTGCTTACGGGCGATCGTCATTTCAATTAAGTCATTCATTTTTGCCCAGGTAAGATCCCAGGAGTTTTGTGATAGGAACAGATCAACGCGATCGAGCCATGCGGCATCTGCTTGTTGCATTGCAACTTCAATGGCAGTCACAAAACTATCAGCTGTGTCAGCAATTTGGACGAGTTGCTGTTCTCCGTAAGGGCGCACCACATCCCGAATCGAGGTTGAAACCACCGGCTTTCCAGCAGCGAGATATTCTGGCGTTTTGGTAGGGCTGATAAAGCGAGTGGATTCATTACGGGCAAAGGGCAACAGGGCAGCATCCCAGCCAGACACATAGTGCGGCAACTCCTGGTAAGATTTCCCACCCAGATAATGGATATTGGGACGATTTGGCAATGTTGCCGGATCAATTTTGACCACTGGACCAATAACAACTAGATGCCAGTCCGGTCTAGCTTGAGCAACCTCATCTAGCAGCTGAATATCCATTCGCTCATCAATGACTCCAAAAAATCCTAGTCGGGGATGAGGAATATCTGCCTGATCTACGGGATCATTGTTGATCTGTCTTGCTTGGGCAAAGTGCTCGACTTCAATACTGCTAGGGAAAGCATGGACATGGGGATGATGATCGCGCTTCGCTTCATAAAGGCTCTGCCCACCCGTGAACACAAG is a genomic window containing:
- a CDS encoding glycosyltransferase family 1 protein → MTKLNPGEQINGDRSSSQFNNDNSQFPGLRSLSSLCWANSQEMLESAAFSQHDLVCLSHLRWDFVYQRPQHLLTRCAKSRRVFFIEEPIYTEQHHWWLEISKRESGVWIVVPHLPSGLNEEMTISIQRSLIDDLFAECHIRDYILWYYTAMALPFSAHLQPAIVLYDCMDELSAFKGAPPILRQREAELLKRADLVFTGGQSLYEAKRDHHPHVHAFPSSIEVEHFAQARQINNDPVDQADIPHPRLGFFGVIDERMDIQLLDEVAQARPDWHLVVIGPVVKIDPATLPNRPNIHYLGGKSYQELPHYVSGWDAALLPFARNESTRFISPTKTPEYLAAGKPVVSTSIRDVVRPYGEQQLVQIADTADSFVTAIEVAMQQADAAWLDRVDLFLSQNSWDLTWAKMNDLIEMTIARKQKASQPPVSSVSKPKSPKSAQSTGTQRSISMAQGKSTVQAERS
- the glf gene encoding UDP-galactopyranose mutase, with product MFDYLIVGAGFAGSVLAERLATQLEKKVLVVDRRNHIAGNAYDHYNDAGILVHKYGPHIFHTNSREVFEYLSLFTEWRRYEHRVLASVDGQLVPMPINLDTVNKLYGLNLTAFQLEEFFASVAEPKETIRTSEDVVVNKVGRELYEKFFRNYTRKQWGIDPSELDKSVTARVPTRTNRDDRYFTDTYQAMPLHGFTRMFETMLTHPNIKVMLNTDYREIQSIIPYKQMIYTGPVDEYFDYRYGKLPYRSLEFKHETLNEVTHQPAAVINYPNEHLYTRVTEFKYLTGQEHQKTSLVYEFPKAEGDPYYPVPRPENAELYKQYKALADATPNVHFVGRLATYRYYNMDQVVAQALAVYAKITEQRTWHPTETNGHAAAKTLA